Proteins from a genomic interval of Bacteroidales bacterium:
- a CDS encoding N-acetylmuramoyl-L-alanine amidase, with protein sequence MKRLKILFLICSMTAASLSGLCQRAGSAERIVIDAGHGGHDLGAPGALIDEKELTLAIALRTGAAINKLMPGAEVIYTRTTDVFVPLHQRAALANSSSADLFVSIHCNSGPSPTAFGSETYVMGIHKTQENFEVARKENAALLTEKNYTENYEGFNPDNDEDYIMLHLLQNNNLEQSISLAGMVQQQLRTTANMYDRGVKQAGFMVLYLTAMPGVLIETGFVSNPAEEKYLIDTIHQQNIANAIARAVMDYQQSLLPASQIAVTADTITIPKVKITKEIYRVQFAISPTTEPLEQKPYNKMQHLWAFKSGTSYRCTFGAASTAEEAQQLIETFLQKGILKKKDIKNLKVIKCSADEHF encoded by the coding sequence ATGAAACGCCTCAAAATACTTTTTCTTATCTGCAGCATGACGGCCGCAAGCTTATCAGGTTTGTGCCAAAGGGCGGGCAGTGCGGAGCGAATAGTAATTGATGCCGGACACGGCGGGCACGACCTGGGAGCACCCGGCGCCCTGATCGACGAGAAAGAGCTGACACTGGCCATTGCTTTGCGCACCGGAGCTGCCATCAATAAACTCATGCCCGGAGCGGAAGTAATCTACACCCGCACCACCGATGTGTTTGTACCGCTGCACCAGCGTGCTGCATTGGCCAACAGCAGTAGCGCCGACCTTTTTGTATCCATACATTGCAACTCCGGCCCCTCACCCACTGCTTTTGGAAGCGAAACCTACGTGATGGGCATACACAAAACTCAGGAAAACTTTGAAGTAGCCAGAAAAGAAAATGCTGCGCTGCTCACCGAAAAAAATTACACCGAAAATTACGAAGGTTTCAATCCCGACAACGACGAAGACTATATTATGCTGCATCTCTTGCAAAACAACAACCTTGAGCAAAGTATCAGCCTGGCCGGAATGGTTCAACAGCAGTTGCGCACCACCGCAAACATGTACGACCGCGGTGTGAAGCAAGCCGGTTTTATGGTTTTATATCTCACCGCCATGCCCGGCGTACTGATAGAAACGGGATTTGTGAGTAACCCGGCAGAAGAGAAATATCTTATCGACACCATCCACCAACAAAACATTGCAAACGCAATAGCCCGTGCAGTGATGGATTATCAGCAGTCGCTTCTCCCAGCATCGCAAATAGCAGTTACCGCTGACACGATTACAATACCAAAAGTAAAAATTACAAAAGAAATCTACCGCGTGCAGTTTGCCATCAGCCCCACGACGGAGCCACTGGAACAGAAACCTTATAACAAAATGCAACATTTGTGGGCCTTCAAATCAGGAACAAGTTATCGTTGTACTTTTGGCGCCGCCTCCACCGCTGAGGAGGCGCAGCAGCTTATCGAAACTTTTTTACAAAAAGGAATATTGAAAAAGAAAGATATCAAAAATTTAAAAGTTATCAAATGCAGTGCTGACGAACATTTTTGA
- a CDS encoding putative LPS assembly protein LptD: MKYFLCKNVADKRRLQHLSAKLMLVWMLGFLSVTAFAQTPADPDSLNASHPDSVLLLRKSGTGKLDSIYPFRESETGKFDSVYPFRESETMNPDTTMQADSLVKIKDPKPPKKSVGLETNVKYKSADNIRYDIRNSKVFLTQNAEIVYGDISIKAAYIEIDFKRNLVFAKGLPDSTGKMLGTPVFSESGQTFEAEEMTYNFDTKKGIIHQVRTQDGEGYLYGSRIKKMPDDRINIAKGYYTTCNLPNPHYEFRFTKAQLIPDNKIVSGPAYMVIENVPVPLVVPFGLFPNKSGQRSGIIIPGIGESANRGFFFERGGYYWGINDYMDLTLTGDIYTNGSWAVRPTFRYANRYHYAGNFDFSYGVNIQGDRDSPDAVHKKDFRILWNHGQDAKARPNSRFSANVNIVSSSFNNYNLTSSENYLSNTFQSSIAYQTNFNNNVFLTVNASHQQNTITGAVNMTLPSLNLNTKQFYPFRKKVMKGKPAWYENISLKYAMTAENQIQTYDTSLFKSGWLDDFKMGVRHNIPISSSIKLLRYFTMTNSLTYTERWYPYAKDYKWNPEMVIHNGDTLNGFFEIDTTYGFKAAREFSFSSSISTRLYGMYQFKKGPVRAIRHVMTPTASFNLRPDFGSEFWGYYQEVQNAPDGTMRRYSVFEGLLYGGPPDGRSGMVSFGFNNNLEMKVRSRSDTITGTKKIALIDNLSFNMSYDIARDSLQWSPLTIRGNTILFKKINVTYSSSWSPYAVDSSGRSINTFQWEMDKKPFRMSSAIWNFGLNYRFGSSDFKRGKADPQPTGTPLTEDAELLQNYSEREIREIVDNPDNYINWNNAWNFSINYNLSFSNNPIYINYDREDKRTTIQTLGLSGDVSITPKWKVNFRTGFDFDTKKFSYTQIDFYRDLHCWEMRFSWIPSGFRKSWTFGINVKAAILRDLKYDRKKDFRDAYR; the protein is encoded by the coding sequence TTGAAATACTTTTTGTGTAAAAATGTCGCCGACAAAAGAAGGTTGCAACACCTATCAGCAAAGTTGATGCTGGTGTGGATGCTTGGCTTTTTGTCGGTTACAGCTTTTGCACAAACGCCTGCCGATCCCGACAGTCTTAACGCAAGCCATCCCGACAGTGTGCTTCTATTACGCAAAAGCGGAACGGGAAAACTTGACAGCATCTATCCATTCCGCGAAAGTGAAACAGGAAAATTCGACAGCGTGTATCCATTCCGCGAAAGCGAAACGATGAATCCCGACACAACAATGCAAGCCGACAGCCTTGTGAAAATAAAGGATCCGAAGCCTCCAAAGAAAAGTGTAGGGCTCGAAACCAACGTCAAATACAAATCGGCCGATAATATCCGCTACGATATCCGCAACAGCAAAGTATTTCTTACACAGAACGCCGAGATTGTTTATGGCGATATTTCCATCAAAGCTGCCTACATCGAGATCGACTTTAAAAGGAATCTGGTTTTTGCCAAAGGCCTGCCCGATTCAACCGGAAAAATGTTGGGAACACCGGTTTTCAGCGAGTCGGGGCAAACTTTTGAGGCGGAGGAGATGACTTATAATTTTGATACAAAAAAAGGAATTATTCACCAGGTGCGCACGCAGGATGGCGAAGGGTATCTTTACGGAAGCAGGATTAAGAAGATGCCCGACGATCGCATCAACATCGCCAAAGGATACTACACCACTTGCAATCTGCCCAATCCGCATTACGAATTTCGGTTTACCAAAGCGCAGTTGATCCCTGACAACAAGATAGTGTCGGGGCCGGCTTATATGGTGATAGAGAATGTGCCGGTGCCGCTGGTGGTGCCTTTCGGTTTGTTTCCCAATAAGTCGGGGCAGCGCTCGGGAATCATCATTCCGGGCATCGGCGAATCGGCCAACCGCGGCTTCTTTTTCGAGCGCGGCGGCTACTATTGGGGCATCAACGACTATATGGATCTTACCCTTACGGGCGATATCTACACCAACGGTAGCTGGGCGGTGCGGCCTACCTTCAGATACGCCAACAGATACCACTACGCTGGCAATTTCGATTTTAGTTATGGTGTTAATATCCAGGGCGACCGCGATTCACCTGATGCAGTTCACAAAAAAGATTTCCGCATTTTGTGGAACCATGGCCAGGATGCCAAAGCCCGACCCAACAGCCGTTTTTCGGCCAACGTAAATATTGTTTCTTCTTCTTTTAACAATTACAATCTTACCAGCTCCGAAAATTATCTGTCGAATACTTTCCAGTCGAGCATCGCGTATCAGACCAACTTTAACAACAATGTTTTTCTAACGGTCAACGCTTCGCACCAGCAGAATACCATCACCGGTGCTGTGAATATGACCCTGCCCAGCCTTAATCTAAATACCAAACAATTTTATCCCTTTCGCAAAAAAGTGATGAAAGGGAAACCTGCGTGGTACGAAAATATCTCGCTGAAATATGCCATGACCGCCGAAAACCAAATCCAAACCTACGATACATCGCTTTTTAAATCAGGATGGCTGGATGATTTCAAAATGGGGGTACGCCACAACATTCCCATCAGCAGTTCTATCAAATTGCTTCGGTACTTTACCATGACTAACTCGCTGACCTACACCGAGCGTTGGTATCCCTATGCAAAAGATTACAAATGGAATCCCGAAATGGTGATTCACAATGGTGATACTTTGAACGGGTTTTTTGAAATCGACACCACCTACGGATTTAAGGCGGCGCGGGAGTTTTCGTTCAGCTCATCGATAAGCACACGGCTTTATGGGATGTATCAGTTCAAAAAAGGTCCCGTAAGAGCCATCCGTCACGTGATGACACCAACCGCTTCGTTTAATTTACGTCCCGACTTTGGAAGCGAATTCTGGGGATATTATCAGGAAGTACAAAATGCACCCGATGGCACCATGCGGCGTTATTCGGTTTTTGAAGGGTTGCTTTACGGTGGCCCGCCCGACGGACGTTCCGGCATGGTGAGCTTCGGGTTTAACAACAATCTGGAGATGAAAGTGCGCTCGCGCAGCGACACCATTACCGGCACCAAAAAAATTGCACTCATCGACAATCTGAGCTTCAACATGTCGTACGACATCGCCCGCGACTCGCTGCAATGGTCGCCACTCACCATCCGTGGCAACACCATTCTTTTTAAAAAAATAAATGTTACGTATTCCAGTAGTTGGAGCCCTTATGCTGTGGACAGCAGTGGGCGTAGCATCAATACGTTTCAGTGGGAGATGGACAAGAAACCCTTTCGCATGAGCAGTGCAATATGGAATTTTGGATTGAATTACAGGTTTGGCTCCAGCGATTTTAAAAGAGGCAAAGCTGATCCGCAGCCTACCGGGACGCCGCTTACCGAAGATGCCGAGCTGCTCCAAAACTATTCAGAACGCGAGATACGCGAAATCGTGGATAACCCCGACAACTACATCAACTGGAACAACGCCTGGAATTTTTCCATCAATTACAATCTTAGTTTTTCTAATAATCCCATCTACATCAACTACGACCGGGAAGATAAACGCACCACCATACAAACGCTAGGCCTGTCGGGCGATGTGAGCATTACACCCAAGTGGAAAGTGAATTTTCGCACCGGCTTCGATTTCGATACCAAAAAGTTTAGCTACACGCAAATCGACTTTTACCGCGATCTGCACTGCTGGGAGATGCGCTTTAGCTGGATTCCGAGCGGATTTAGAAAGAGCTGGACGTTCGGTATCAACGTGAAAGCAGCCATCCTGCGCGACCTGAAATACGACCGCAAAAAAGATTTCCGCGACGCTTACCGATAA
- a CDS encoding RidA family protein — MKKVIHTSQAPNAVGPYSQAIEHNGHLFISGQIPIDPAIGKMIEGGIKEQTEQVMKNIGAILKEAGYTFDHVVKSTCLLSDMDNFGAMNEVYARYYTNNPPARAAYGVVKLPLGSLVEIETIAMK, encoded by the coding sequence ATGAAAAAAGTAATTCACACTTCCCAGGCTCCTAATGCTGTAGGTCCCTACAGCCAGGCCATCGAACACAACGGTCATCTTTTTATTTCCGGCCAGATTCCCATCGACCCCGCTATCGGCAAGATGATAGAAGGAGGCATAAAAGAACAAACCGAACAGGTGATGAAAAATATCGGCGCCATCCTCAAAGAGGCCGGCTACACCTTCGATCACGTGGTGAAATCGACGTGCCTGCTCAGCGACATGGACAACTTCGGCGCTATGAACGAAGTGTATGCCCGCTATTACACCAACAACCCGCCGGCACGCGCTGCCTATGGCGTGGTAAAACTCCCACTGGGTTCGCTCGTGGAAATCGAAACCATTGCAATGAAATAA
- a CDS encoding S46 family peptidase, which yields MKHILKILLPALILLQTTVVRADEGMWIPLLLKSINEKEMQQMGLRISAEDIYSINHSSLKDAILLFGGGCTASIISDDGLILTNHHCGYGEIHHHSSIEHDYLTDGFWAMNREEELSNPGLTVTRLVRMEDVSQQMLNDLPSDLTEKQRAEEIDRRAKAITDEAEKDTHYESAVEPFYYGNEYYLLVYEIFKDVRLVGAPPSNIGKFGGDTDNWMWPRHTGDFSLFRIYVNENNEPAEYAKSNVPYQPLYSIPISVKGVKEDDFTFIFGFPGTTQEYLPSDAIETLTQVENPARISLRRQKLDIYESFMVQDPAIRIQYAVKHSRLSNGWKKWIGESRGIQKLDGIGQRQNFEEGFTRWVNGSPELSQKYGGLLPAFGAAYDELDVARKQMIYLIEAGLGIEIVRAARMATGLVRVSENKETTEEDLQKALTRLQDNGTDFYSNYYQPIDRRAMVTMLQSYRDAFPAGQLPPVFTTIRDKYNNNIQKFADALFDKSIFASEKSFNNFFGKYKQKQYRKIENDPAYQMATGLMDYYRTNIMTVINREEIAVDSMMRIYMRAQREYQPDKRFYPDANSTLRVAYGKVKPFYPRDGVFYEYQTTLEGIMEKEDPAIYDYVVEDKLKQLYHDKDYGRYGMEEQMPVCFIATNHTTGGNSGSPALNADGQLVGVNFDRCWEGTLSDLMYDPDQCRNIMIDVRYFLFLVDKFAGATHLLDEMVIVE from the coding sequence ATGAAACATATTTTAAAAATATTATTACCGGCGCTGATACTGCTACAGACTACTGTGGTGCGCGCCGACGAAGGAATGTGGATACCGCTGCTGCTGAAGTCGATCAACGAAAAAGAGATGCAGCAGATGGGTTTGCGCATTTCGGCCGAAGACATTTACAGCATCAACCATTCGTCGCTCAAAGACGCCATCCTGCTCTTTGGCGGCGGCTGCACCGCTTCGATTATCTCCGACGACGGGCTTATCCTCACCAACCATCACTGTGGTTATGGTGAAATACATCACCACAGCTCTATCGAACACGATTATCTTACCGATGGCTTTTGGGCGATGAATCGCGAAGAAGAGCTGTCCAATCCGGGCCTTACCGTTACGCGTCTGGTACGAATGGAAGACGTATCGCAGCAAATGCTCAACGATCTTCCATCCGATCTTACCGAGAAGCAACGCGCCGAAGAGATTGACCGTCGTGCCAAAGCAATCACCGACGAAGCCGAAAAAGACACCCACTACGAATCAGCCGTGGAGCCGTTTTATTACGGCAACGAATATTATCTGCTGGTGTACGAAATTTTTAAAGACGTCCGCCTGGTGGGCGCTCCGCCTTCCAACATTGGTAAATTTGGAGGCGACACCGACAACTGGATGTGGCCACGTCATACCGGCGACTTTTCCCTTTTCAGGATTTACGTTAACGAAAATAACGAACCTGCCGAATACGCCAAAAGCAACGTGCCTTATCAGCCGCTCTATTCGATTCCCATTTCTGTAAAAGGTGTTAAAGAAGACGATTTCACCTTCATCTTTGGCTTCCCGGGAACTACGCAGGAGTACCTTCCTTCCGACGCTATCGAAACACTGACGCAGGTAGAAAATCCTGCCCGCATCAGTCTGCGCCGCCAGAAGCTCGACATCTACGAATCCTTTATGGTGCAGGATCCGGCCATTCGCATTCAATACGCGGTAAAGCATTCCCGTCTGTCGAATGGTTGGAAAAAGTGGATTGGCGAGAGCCGTGGCATACAGAAGCTCGACGGCATCGGACAAAGACAAAATTTTGAAGAAGGCTTTACGCGATGGGTCAACGGCTCACCGGAGCTTTCGCAGAAATATGGCGGACTGCTGCCCGCTTTTGGTGCAGCTTACGATGAGCTGGACGTCGCGCGCAAGCAAATGATCTATCTGATAGAAGCGGGACTGGGCATCGAGATTGTTCGTGCTGCACGCATGGCCACCGGGCTTGTTAGAGTTTCGGAAAATAAAGAGACCACCGAAGAAGATTTGCAGAAAGCATTGACGCGCCTGCAGGATAACGGCACGGATTTTTACAGCAATTATTACCAGCCCATCGACCGACGTGCGATGGTGACGATGCTTCAGTCATATCGAGATGCATTTCCTGCCGGTCAGCTGCCCCCCGTCTTTACAACCATCCGCGACAAATACAACAACAATATTCAGAAGTTTGCCGATGCACTTTTTGATAAATCGATATTTGCTTCAGAAAAATCTTTCAACAATTTCTTTGGTAAGTATAAACAGAAACAATATCGCAAAATAGAAAACGATCCGGCCTACCAGATGGCTACCGGGCTGATGGATTATTACCGCACCAACATCATGACCGTGATAAACCGGGAGGAGATAGCCGTGGACAGCATGATGCGTATCTATATGCGTGCACAGCGCGAATACCAGCCCGACAAGCGCTTCTACCCCGATGCCAACTCTACACTGCGTGTGGCTTATGGCAAAGTGAAACCATTTTATCCCCGCGACGGTGTTTTTTATGAATATCAGACAACCCTCGAAGGCATCATGGAGAAAGAAGATCCTGCCATTTATGACTATGTGGTGGAAGATAAACTGAAGCAGCTTTATCACGACAAAGATTATGGCCGCTATGGCATGGAGGAACAAATGCCCGTATGTTTTATTGCTACCAATCACACCACAGGCGGTAACTCTGGTAGTCCCGCACTCAATGCTGATGGCCAACTGGTCGGCGTCAATTTCGACCGCTGCTGGGAAGGTACCCTGAGCGACCTGATGTACGATCCAGACCAGTGTCGCAATATTATGATCGACGTCCGCTATTTCCTGTTTCTTGTGGACAAATTCGCCGGTGCCACACATCTGTTGGACGAGATGGTGATAGTGGAGTAA
- a CDS encoding nitronate monooxygenase family protein, protein MQTRITDLFGIRYPIVQAGMIWCSGWKLASAVSNAGGLGLLGAGSMRPAVFEEHVHKMQKATDKPWGVNLPLLYPQMDEIIDIVLREKVRIVFTSAGNPKTYTGRFKEAGITVVHVIANTKFAAKAEQAGVDALVAEGFEAGGHNGIEETTTMTLIPLIRRQTKLPLIAAGGIGTGRQMLAAMALGAEGVQVGSRFAASTESSAHEVFKQKIVEATDGATKLSLKSIVPVRLIRNKFQQQTEEFERRGASPDELRELLGRGRARLGMFEGDADEGELEIGQVSALIDSIKPAAQILSEMMEEFDSARDELVTL, encoded by the coding sequence ATGCAAACACGAATCACTGATCTTTTTGGCATCCGTTACCCGATTGTTCAGGCGGGGATGATTTGGTGCTCGGGCTGGAAACTGGCTTCGGCAGTGAGTAATGCAGGCGGGTTGGGACTTCTCGGTGCCGGATCGATGCGCCCTGCAGTTTTTGAAGAGCACGTGCATAAGATGCAAAAAGCTACCGACAAGCCCTGGGGTGTCAATCTGCCACTGCTCTATCCGCAAATGGACGAGATCATCGATATTGTTTTGCGCGAAAAGGTGCGGATTGTTTTTACCTCGGCAGGTAACCCCAAAACCTACACCGGAAGATTTAAAGAGGCTGGGATTACGGTGGTGCATGTGATTGCAAATACGAAGTTTGCCGCCAAGGCCGAACAAGCCGGCGTGGATGCGTTGGTGGCCGAAGGTTTTGAAGCCGGCGGACACAACGGCATCGAAGAAACCACCACCATGACGCTCATCCCGCTGATCCGCCGTCAGACGAAGCTTCCGCTAATTGCGGCCGGCGGTATCGGAACGGGCAGACAGATGCTCGCTGCTATGGCGCTTGGTGCCGAAGGCGTGCAGGTAGGAAGCCGCTTTGCTGCCAGCACAGAGTCGTCGGCACATGAGGTTTTTAAACAGAAAATTGTTGAAGCCACCGACGGAGCTACCAAACTCTCGCTAAAAAGCATTGTTCCTGTGCGCCTTATCCGCAACAAGTTTCAGCAGCAAACCGAAGAATTTGAAAGGCGTGGCGCCAGCCCCGACGAACTGCGCGAGTTGCTGGGGCGCGGTCGTGCCCGCCTCGGCATGTTCGAAGGCGACGCCGACGAAGGCGAGCTGGAGATAGGGCAGGTGTCGGCGCTTATCGACAGCATAAAACCCGCTGCTCAGATTCTCAGCGAGATGATGGAGGAGTTTGATTCGGCAAGAGATGAATTAGTAACTCTTTGA
- a CDS encoding ATP-binding cassette domain-containing protein, with protein MIIVSDLGIQYGKRVLFQDVNMKFTAGNCYGIIGANGAGKSTFLKMLYGEIENAKGTVMFGPGERLSVLRQNHSEFNDCTVLSTVLMGHSKLWTVMNEKDALYAKTDFTEDDGNRASQLEDKFAEMDGWSAESDAASLLSGLGIKEELHYKLMNELSAKEKVKVLLAQALFGKPDNLLLDEPTNDLDLDTVNWLENYLAGFDNTVLVVSHDRHFLDSICTHIVDIDFSRVQQFPGNYTFWYESSQLALRQQQTQNKKAEDRKKELLEFIARFSANASKSKQTTSRKKMIEKLNIEEIRPSTRKYPGIIFTPEREPGNNILEVKGLTKIMNGTLLFKNLNFNLQKDDKIVFLSRDTRAMTALFEILKGHDQDYSGTYEWGQTILKAYLPLEYEHLFQNDISLTDWLAQFSTDTSDLYLRGFLGKMLFSGEEIYKNTKVLSGGEKVRCMIARMMIRNANVMLLDTPTNHLDLESIQAFNNTLIKFKGNILMSSHDHEFIQTVCNRVIEIGPKGMIDKLTEYDDYISDEKLKEQRSKLYE; from the coding sequence ATGATTATAGTTTCTGACCTGGGCATTCAATACGGGAAACGCGTATTGTTCCAGGACGTAAATATGAAATTCACTGCCGGCAACTGTTACGGCATCATCGGCGCAAATGGCGCAGGCAAATCAACCTTCCTCAAAATGTTGTATGGTGAAATCGAAAACGCCAAAGGAACCGTGATGTTTGGTCCCGGCGAGCGATTATCAGTGCTACGTCAAAACCATTCAGAATTCAACGATTGCACGGTTCTTTCGACAGTTTTGATGGGTCATTCAAAATTATGGACGGTGATGAACGAAAAAGATGCGCTGTACGCCAAAACCGATTTTACTGAAGATGACGGAAACAGAGCTTCGCAACTGGAAGATAAATTTGCTGAAATGGACGGCTGGAGCGCCGAAAGTGATGCGGCCAGTTTGCTGAGCGGACTTGGCATCAAGGAAGAGCTTCATTACAAATTGATGAATGAGTTGAGCGCCAAGGAAAAAGTTAAAGTTTTGCTGGCTCAGGCACTGTTTGGCAAGCCCGACAACCTTTTGCTCGATGAGCCTACCAACGACCTCGACCTCGACACGGTAAACTGGCTCGAAAATTACCTTGCCGGTTTCGACAATACGGTTTTGGTTGTGTCGCACGACAGACACTTCCTCGATTCGATCTGCACACACATTGTTGATATTGATTTTAGCCGTGTTCAGCAGTTTCCGGGCAATTACACTTTTTGGTACGAATCGAGCCAACTCGCACTCCGGCAGCAGCAAACCCAGAATAAAAAAGCCGAAGATCGCAAAAAAGAACTGCTCGAATTTATTGCCCGATTTAGCGCCAATGCTTCAAAATCGAAACAGACAACCAGCCGTAAAAAGATGATCGAGAAATTGAATATTGAAGAAATAAGACCTTCGACGCGCAAATATCCGGGCATCATTTTTACACCGGAACGCGAACCCGGCAATAACATTCTGGAAGTGAAAGGCCTGACCAAAATAATGAATGGCACGTTACTTTTCAAAAACTTAAATTTTAATCTTCAAAAAGACGACAAAATTGTTTTCCTGTCGCGGGATACCCGTGCCATGACTGCTCTTTTTGAAATCCTGAAAGGCCATGATCAGGATTACAGCGGCACTTATGAATGGGGACAAACGATCCTTAAAGCCTACCTCCCGCTTGAATACGAGCATTTGTTTCAAAATGATATCAGCCTTACGGATTGGCTTGCCCAGTTTTCGACTGATACTTCTGATTTATACCTGAGGGGGTTTTTGGGAAAGATGCTTTTCTCGGGTGAAGAAATTTATAAAAATACAAAAGTGCTTTCGGGTGGTGAAAAGGTGCGCTGCATGATTGCTCGCATGATGATTAGAAACGCCAACGTGATGCTGCTCGACACACCCACCAACCACCTCGATCTCGAATCTATTCAGGCTTTTAACAACACACTCATCAAATTTAAAGGCAACATCCTGATGTCGTCACACGACCACGAATTTATCCAAACGGTTTGTAACCGTGTGATCGAAATCGGCCCAAAAGGAATGATTGACAAATTGACGGAGTATGATGATTACATCAGCGATGAAAAGCTGAAAGAGCAGCGGAGTAAGTTGTACGAATAG
- a CDS encoding DEAD/DEAH box helicase, with protein MTFDEMGIAPEIQQAILAMGFESPLPIQEKIIPILLTRNTDIIGLAQTGMGKTAAFGIPIVQQTDVRVNKPQVVILSPTRELCMQIARDLTNYAVNTPGLKILAVYGGAGIVPQMNALKQGVQVIVATPGRLIDLIKRKVANLSSVYRVVLDEADEMLNMGFTDDLNTILDQVPEDRNTLLFSATMPSEIRKIASRYMRSPEEILIGTRNASAENVKHLLYTVHARDKYLALKRIADFYPKIYGIVFCRTRIETQEIADKLIQDGYSADSLHGDLSQPMRDMVMQKFRVRNIQLLVATDVAARGLDVSDLTHVINYSLPDDYEIYTHRSGRTGRVGKDGISIAITHLREKFAVKKIEDNLHIRFERMKIPTGKEICEKQLFNLVDKMEHVQMDNEAIDDFLPVIYKKLDWMSKEEVIKRFVSMEFNRFLDYYQDADELNEPVEQRERGRGRDKERQPRQSDGNAEKGYTRLFISVGKMDGLVPAGLIEHINRNMPTVKVPVGRIDLLEKFSFFEVKSSYAQQVVEQLNNTRYRGSRIDISLAQGKEAVRGKDGGAGNKKSYAPRFDRRSDKPKKRRY; from the coding sequence ATGACATTTGATGAAATGGGCATAGCGCCCGAAATACAACAAGCTATTTTGGCAATGGGCTTTGAGAGTCCATTGCCCATACAGGAAAAGATTATCCCGATACTGCTCACCCGCAACACCGATATCATCGGTCTGGCGCAGACGGGTATGGGCAAAACAGCTGCCTTTGGTATTCCCATCGTGCAGCAAACCGACGTACGTGTTAATAAACCACAGGTGGTGATACTTAGCCCGACGCGCGAGCTGTGTATGCAGATTGCCAGAGACTTGACCAATTATGCCGTGAACACACCCGGGCTGAAGATACTGGCCGTATATGGCGGAGCCGGCATCGTGCCACAGATGAATGCGCTGAAACAAGGCGTGCAAGTAATCGTGGCCACCCCCGGACGACTGATCGACCTGATAAAACGAAAAGTTGCCAACCTCTCCTCCGTTTACCGTGTGGTGCTCGACGAAGCCGACGAGATGCTCAACATGGGTTTTACCGACGACCTCAATACAATCCTGGATCAGGTGCCGGAAGACCGCAACACGTTGCTGTTTTCGGCTACCATGCCCTCGGAGATTCGCAAGATTGCATCGCGCTATATGCGCAGTCCTGAGGAGATATTGATAGGCACACGCAACGCCAGCGCCGAAAATGTGAAGCATCTGCTATACACCGTGCATGCCCGCGATAAATATCTGGCGCTGAAACGTATCGCCGACTTTTATCCCAAAATTTATGGTATCGTATTTTGCCGCACCCGCATCGAAACGCAGGAGATCGCCGATAAACTGATTCAGGACGGCTACAGCGCTGACTCTCTGCACGGCGACCTGTCGCAGCCCATGCGCGACATGGTGATGCAAAAATTCAGAGTGCGCAACATTCAGTTGCTGGTGGCTACCGACGTGGCTGCCCGTGGACTGGACGTGAGCGACCTGACGCATGTAATTAATTACAGCCTGCCCGACGACTACGAGATATATACCCACCGTAGCGGCCGAACAGGTCGTGTGGGAAAAGACGGAATTTCTATTGCCATCACGCACCTTCGTGAGAAATTTGCGGTGAAAAAAATAGAGGATAATCTACACATCCGCTTCGAGCGAATGAAGATACCCACCGGCAAAGAGATTTGCGAAAAGCAGCTTTTTAATCTGGTGGATAAGATGGAACATGTGCAGATGGACAACGAAGCCATCGACGATTTCCTGCCGGTGATCTACAAGAAGCTCGACTGGATGAGCAAGGAGGAGGTCATCAAGCGGTTTGTTTCGATGGAGTTCAACAGGTTTTTGGATTATTACCAGGATGCCGACGAGCTAAACGAGCCTGTGGAGCAGCGCGAGCGCGGCCGCGGCCGCGACAAAGAACGCCAGCCACGCCAAAGCGATGGTAATGCCGAGAAAGGCTACACGCGCCTATTTATAAGTGTGGGCAAAATGGATGGGCTGGTTCCCGCCGGACTTATTGAGCACATCAATCGCAACATGCCCACCGTGAAGGTACCCGTAGGCCGCATTGACCTATTGGAAAAATTTTCGTTTTTTGAAGTCAAAAGCAGCTATGCACAACAGGTGGTGGAGCAGCTCAATAACACCCGCTACCGCGGCAGTCGTATCGATATCAGCCTGGCTCAGGGCAAAGAAGCTGTGAGAGGGAAAGATGGCGGTGCAGGTAATAAGAAAAGCTATGCGCCACGTTTCGATCGCCGCTCCGACAAGCCAAAAAAGCGCAGGTATTAA